The following is a genomic window from Ciconia boyciana chromosome 32, ASM3463844v1, whole genome shotgun sequence.
AAAAACATCTGGGGGGGGATTAGGGACCCCCAAAACTCTCTTGGAGGGATCAGGGACCCCCTGGGCTGGGTCTGGGACCCCAAAAACCCTCCTGGGGGatcagggacccccccaaaaccctcttGGAGGGGattggggacccccaaaaccttCCTGGGGGGGATCAcggacccccaaaaccctcatGAAGGGGAttagggaccccaaaaccctcctGGGGTGGATTAGGGACCCCCCAGAATCCTCACGGGGGCAtcggggacccccaaaaccctcccgGGGGGGGTCAGGAACCCCAAAACTTTCCTGGGTGCActtggggaccccaaaaaccatctggggggggaggggggaatcggggatccccccctgcccccccctcccccaggggGATCCCCAAGCACTGCCCAACCCCCACCCCTGTACCCCACAGCCCCCGAACGTCCGTGGTCGGTatcggggtgccggggggtccGGGGGCCCGGGGGGTCCCCCGAATCTCAAGTGCTGGaggcggtgctggggctggaggggaacGGGAGCTGCTGCGACTGCCGGGAGCCGGCACCCGCCTGGGCCAGCATCAACCTGGGCATCACCCTCTGCATCGAGTGCTCCGGCATCCACCGGTGagggcaccccaaaaaccccagggcaccccaaaaccccccagggcaccccaaaacccctccagACCCCCCAAAGCTCCCCCAAGTCTCCTAAGGGTCCCCCGAGCCTCCCTAGAGCCAGCGCTGCTCGATGTATTGAGGGCTTCGGCATCTAtaggggcaccccaaaatccctgagggcaccccaaaatcttTGAGGGCACCCCTAAACCttccagggcaccccaaaaccccccagggcaccccaaaactcccccagaccccccaaaGCTCCCCCAAGTCTCCTAAGGGTCCCCCGAGCCTTCCTAGAGCCAGCGCTGCTCGATGTATTGAGGGCTTCGGCATCTAtaggggcaccccaaaatcttTGAGGGCACCCCTAAACCTTCCAGGGCACCCCTAAaaccccagggcaccccaaaatccctgagggcaccccaaaaacccccagcgcaccccaaaacccccccagaccccccaaaGCTCCCCCAAGTCTCCTAAGGGTCCCCCGAGCCTCCCTAGAGCCAGCGCTGCTCGATGTATTGAGGGCTTTGGCATCTacaggggcaccccaaaatccctgagggcaccccaaaatctttgagggcaccccaaaaccccccagggcaccccaaaaaccccaggggaccccaaaaccccactgaGCCCCCCCCAGGCCTCCCCCAAAGTCCTTCAAGGTCCTTCCAGGGTCCCTCAAAGGTGCCCCCATGGGCCTGCAGAGCCCCCCAAAAGCTGCTCAACAGCCCCCCAACATCCCTGCAAGACCCTCAgggcccccagggaccccaaacacccccagggcccccaagACCCTCCCAGGGTCCTTCAGagtcccccaggacccccaggaccctcagggccccccagggccccccatgACCCCTGCAAGGACCTTTGCAGCCCCCAGGATCTCCAGGACCCCCTGGACCCTCAGggccccccagggacccccagaaTCCTCAgggaccccctgacccccaaatcccccgggATCCACAGAGACCCCAGGACCCCAAtaccccccagggcccccagaATCCTCACGGACCCCctgaccccaaatccccccgggATCCACAGagaccccaggacccccaatacccccagggacccccagaaTCCTCAgggaccccctgaccccccccaaatccccccccagGGACCTGCAGagaccccaggacccccaatACCCCCCCAGAATCCTCAgggaccccctgacccccaaatccccccgggATCCGCAGagaccccaggacccccaataccccccagggacccccagaaTCCTCAgggaccccctgaccccctAAATCCCCCGGGATCCACAGagaccccaggacccccaatacccccagggacccccagaaTCCTCAgggaccccctgacccccaaatccccccccagGAGCCTAGGGGTCCACTTCTCCAAGGTGCGCTCACTGACGCTGGACTCCTGGGAGCCTGAACTGGTGaaggtaactgggagcactgggaaggggggggctgggagggggtggCCCCCAGGTGACACTTTTGgggtgtcgtcccccccccctAGTTGATGTGCGAGCTGGGGAACAGCACCCTGAACCGCATCTACGAGGCTCGGGTGGAGGAGATGGGGGTGAAGAGACCCCCCCCCGGCTGCTCCCGGTGAGACCCCCCAtgcagcaccccaaaattgGGGGGAGGGTGGcagacaccccccacccccagtccCTGAAAGCCCCCCAAACATGGTGGCTCCTGGGAACCCCGTCACCCCCCAGGGTGCAGTGGGAAGACCCCTGggatcccccaaacccctgtcCCCCTTAATGTAGTGATaggacccccaaatccctgtGCCCCCCGGGGGCAGTGATAgggccccaggaccccccccaggGTGCAGCGGGaagacccccaggaccccccatccctcctgggACCTCCCAGCCCCCAAGGGTGCAGCAGGAgaacccccaggacccccgggccccccaacccccatCCCCCAGGGCGCAGCGGgaggacccccaggaccccccagcccccccgggcccccaaGCCCCCCGTCCCCCAGGGCGCAGCGGGaggaccccaggacccccccagggccccccagcccccccgggccccccaagccccccccgtcccccaggGCGCAGCGGGAGGACCCCGGGAGGACCCcagggcccccagcccccccgggcccccaaGCCCCCCGTCCCCCAGGGCGCAGCGGGAGGACCCCGGGAGaaccccaggaccccccagggcccccaagcccccccggcccccagggCGCAGCGGGAGGACCCCCGGgaggacccccaggacccccagggccccccagccccccgggccCCCAAGCCCCCGTCCCCCAGGGCGCAGCGGGAGGACTGGATCCGGGCCAAGTACGTGGAGAAGAAATTCGTCACGGGGCTCCCGGGGGCCCCCGGCCCGCCCatcccgccccggccccgccccccgcagcagccccaCCCCCGCGGCCACCACACCCCTGGTaggaggggcggggcctcggggggaggggctgagggagagGGGCGTGGCTCATTGTAATGGGGCGGGGCttgggatggaggggagggcTTGGTGTGAAGGGGCAGGGGTTGAGGTTGTGGGGCGGGGCTTGTGGAAGGCGGGATTATCATTGGGCGGAGCCTGCGAATCAAAGGGGGGCTTATGGTGGAGGGCGGGGCCTAAAATTAAGGGGCGGGGGTTCAGCTGGAGGAGGGGTTTGTTATAAAGAGGCGGGGCTTGTGGAGAAAGGCAGGGCTTATCATTGGGTGGGGCTTATGGAAGGCGGGGCTTAGCGGTGGTTGGGCTATTAAAGGGACAGGGCTGGTGAAGGGCGGGGCTTATGGCAAAGGGCAGGGCTTAGGATTGGGGTGGAGCTATCACACAGAGGGGTGGCTTATGCGGAAGGGGCGTGGTTTATGATGGAGGGCGGGGTTTGTGACAGATGACTGCTGCTGGGAGGGTGTTGCAGACTTGGGGGGCGTGGCCTAAATGCAGGGGCGGAGCTTACACCTCGTGGGTGGGGCTTATACTGCATGGGTGGGGCTTATACCGCATGGGTGGGGCTTGTGCCTTGTGGGCGGGGAGGGTTGCACAGTGTAGGCGTGGCCTCCCAGCCAGTTGGGCGGGGCTTATGGGCCAACAGCCTCccagaggggggggggggggggagagaagcTTTGGGGTTTGGGCGTGGCCTGAGCGAGATGGGCGTGGTCTGAAGCCCCGCCCCCAGAGCCAGCGGAGGCCGagggcccccccagcctgcaccccGGGGCTCTGCTCTACTGGGCGGCCCAGCACCGCCGCTTGCCCACCATGGCCGACGCGCTGGCCCACGGCGCCGACCCCGGCTGGGTCAACACCGCCGAGGACAACCGCACCCCCCTGCTGCAAGCCGTCACCGCGGTAACCGGAGTGGGGGGGGGCACCCTAGGGTGCTGGGGGAACACCCCCTAATTGTGGGTGTCgtcccccctgctccccaagAACTCCCTGCTGGCCTGCGAGTTCCTGCTGCAGAACGGAGCCAGCGTCAACCAGAGCGACAgccgcgggcgggggccgcTGCACCACGCCACCATGCTGGGACATACTGGGTGCGTCCCAGTATCGaactgggagggggggaaggcgctgcccccccccccgccccaaaccCCATTTTATCAATGGTGGCGGCGCCCACCCCAAGAGCGGCGGGTAGGGAAGCTAAGCAGGGGCGGCCCTGGGCGGTGCCAGGATGGGTGACCTGACGCCAGTCCCTTGAGGAGGGgaacccccttttttttgagGGGACTCTGTTCCCTTTTGGGCGGGTCCCTTGGGGGGGTCCTTTGGGGGTCCCTATTCCCTTGGGGGTCCCTATCCCCTTTGGGGTGCTCCTGTTCCCTTTTGGGGGTCCCTATCCCCTTTGGGGGTATCTATTCCCTTTGTGAGCTCCCTATTCTTTTGGGGGCCCCTATTGTCTTGGGAGGGGTCCCTATTCCTTTGGGGGGCCCTATTCCCTTGGGGGTCCTTAATCCCTTTTGGGGATCCCTATTCCCTTTTGGGGGTCTCTATTCTCTTGGGGTCCCTATTCCCTTTTGGGGGCCTATTCCCTTTTAGGGGGGTCCCTATTCTCTTGTGGGGTCCCTATTCCCTTGGGGGGTCCTTATTCCCTTTTTGGGGATCCCTATTCCCTTTTGGGGGTCCCTATTCTCTTGGGGGTCCCTATGCCTTCGGGGGGGTCCCTATTCCCTTTTAGGGGGATCCCTATTCCGTTTGGGAGGGGTCCCTATTTCTTAGGGGGATCCCTATtctgttttgggggggtccctaTTCCTTCGGGGGGGGCCCTATTcccttttgggggggtccctATTCCCTTTTTGGGGGATCTCTTGGGGGTCCCTATTCCCTTTTAGGGGGGGTCCCTATTCCCTTTTTTGGGGTGCAATCCCCCCCATCTCCCAAGGGTCTCCCAAGATCGGGAGGGACCCAGCACAGCTTCCCCCACCGGGAAGCTAAGCAGGCACCGCCCCGTCCGCTGCCTGGATGGGAGACCTGAcccactgtgtgtgtgtgtgtccccccaaatgtccccccccAAATTCCAGCCTGGCCTGCCTCTTCCTGAAGCGGGGGGCTGACGTGAACGCCGTGGACGCGGAGGGGAAGGACCCCCTCACCATCGCCATCGAGCTGGCCAACGCCGACATCGTCACCCTGTGAGACcccctgggggtgggggtggggcacCCTTGGGTGGGGGCACCCTTGGGTGGGGGTACCCCTTTTCtcaccttctccccctcccctttgcTCCTCCCCAGGTTGCGGCTGGCCAAGATGCGGGAGCTGGAGGTGGCCCAGGGGCAGACCggtgggtttgggggctccGGGTTTGGGGGTGTTCAGGGCTtggggagggttttggggtgtccctggatttggggggggtcctGAGGAGGATCATGGGGGagtggggttgggggggtgcCAGGGTGTTTCTGGGTGATTCTCTGGTCCTGAGAaaggccgggggggggggccgaGTTTGGGGGGGTcattgggtttggggggggagcAGGTTTGGGGGATGTCCTtggatttgggggtccccaatACGGGTTTTGAGGGGGCCCTGAGTTTGGGCTGACCCCAGGGGTCCttgggggctccctggggtTGGGGTTCCCAAGGGGGTCCCTATATTTGGGGCAGCCCAAGtttggggtgtccccatgggggtttggggcggggggctggATTTGGGGGCCCCCAATGAGGAgcttgggggggggtgtccccattttggggtcaccccacccaccccaggtGACGACACCTACCTCGACATCTTCCGCGACATCTCCCTCATGGCCTCTGACCACCCCGAGAAGCTGGCCCGCCCCCACCACAAGCTCACCACCCTCTAGCTCCGCCCCCCCGGGCCATGCCACGCCCCCTGAGgggcaggccccgccccctcaTAAGCAACTTCTGGTGGAATAAAGCGTTGGCTTTGATCTTGCCCCTCCCATGGTCCCACCTCCGTGCCCACCCGGGAACATCTGATGCGGTACCTAGAATGGGGCTGGTTGGGTTACCTAGAACCGAACCCCCCAAATCTGCTCCCCACAGTGGCCCCCCCCACTTGGATTACGTAGAACTGAGCCCCCCAAAGTGATTGGGTCACCTAGAACCGACCCCCCAGATCTGCTACCTCCAATGGGCCCCACTTGGGTTACCTAGAACTGAGCCCTCCCCAAATGGGGCCCTAGTTGGGTCATCTAGAACCGACCCCTCAAAGCTTCTACCCACAAATGGGCCCCAATTGGGTCATCTAGAACCAAGCCCCCCCCAATGAGCCCTGGGTGGGTTACCTGGACCTGACCCCCACCATGTGGTACCCAAAATGGGGCCCTGTTGGGTCATCTAGAACCAACCCCCCCAAAAGCGCCCCCGTTGAGCTACCTAGAACTGACCACACCCCCAATGGGCTCTTGTTGGGGTACCTAGAACTACCCCCCCCAAAATCTTTCACCTAAAATGGCTGCTGGTTGGGCAACCCCAATGCGTCACCTAGAACGCCTTGTGTTGTAGTGGGGTATCCCCACCCCGGGGGGCAGGTGACACCCACCCTtcaccctccccgcccccacccTTGGGTGCCGAAGGAAGGACGGGAGCTCGGGCCGAGCTTTGTGGGGAGCAGAGGGTTTTACATGGCCGGTTCTCGAGTGGATCGGGGGGGATCAGGGCGGGTCTCAGGGCCATCGGGGGCCGGGGTGGGACTCCCCTCTTTGCCGCCGGCACCCTGGGAAGTGTGGAAGAAGCCGGGGagggtgaggatgaggaggcTCCCGGCCAGGAGAAAGGCACCGGCAGTGAGGAAGGAGATGGTGTAGTTCCCGGTCATGTCTCGCAGCCAACCTGAAATATGGCAGCGTTGGGGCACCtggaaccccaaaacccccctaGAACCAGCCCAGAAaccactggggggggggggggggcaaagggTTGGGGAACAAGGAACGTGTGGGTTGAGGCACCTGGAACCCCCCCTAGATCCTGCCTGGATGCTGTTGGGGGGGACCCAAGGGTTGGGGGAGCCGGAGCATGTTGGTCGGGGCACCCAGAACACGCCTGGGTTCCAAAGGGAACCCCGATTCTCTCGGGGTACCGAGAACCTGCAGCACGGCTGAGGTCACCCGAGGCCACCATGGGCTCTTTTTGGGCCCATTTGGGGCCATTTTGGGGCCATTTTTGGTCTGAGATGGTGGGAAAAGAGGCCCAGGAGCGGTTCCAGGTGCCCCACGTCACCGAATCCAGGTCACCCAACCCTACCATGGGCCATTCCTTGCCCAATGAGCCATGAGGATGGATGCGTGTCCCCCACCCAGGCCCTAGATGATGCCGGTGATTGGTTCTAGGTCACCCAACCCCGCTGTGAGCCCATTGATCACCCGTTGGGGCCATGAGGATGGGAAATGTGACCCCCAACCAGGCTCCAGTTGCCCCCCATGACCAGTTCTAGCTCACCCAACCCCACCATGAGCCATTGCCCACCCAAAGAGCCACGGGGAGAGGAAATGCATCCCCCAACCAggccctgggtgcccccccccatGACCGGTTCTAGGTCACTCaaccctcccagccccccggcACCATGCCAGGTCACCTCCGTACCGGCAAAGGGTGCCCCCAGCAGCGACCCAAAGCTCTCGAACATCTGCATGAGGCCGATGGCGTGGACCAACCGCCCGGCGCCGACCACCTCGGCCACGCCGGCGAACTGGAGGGGCACGAGGGCTCCGGCGCAGAACCCATAGGCCAAGGCCAAGGCCAGGAGACCCCCGAAGGAGGTCCCcaagggcaggagcagcaacACCAACCCCGTCAGCACGGCCCAGGCGAAGAGGTGACGGAGCAAGGGGGTGGCCGGCCGGGCGGCTAACCAGCCGGCGGCGACCCGGCCTCCCCCGTCGACTGCCGCCATCGCCCCCATCACCAACCCAGCGCGGTGCTCATCGCACCCCACCTCGTGGGCGTGGGCTGCCCCGTGGACAAAGGGCACGTAGTAGCCGGCGTCCACCAGCACAAAGGCCAAGGCGTAGCGGAGGAAGGGACCGTGCCGCAGCAGCTGGATCAGCCCCGGCCGGTCCCGCGGTGGCCCCGGGGACTcgctggggacaggcaggggccGGAGAAGAGCACCGGCGGCCACCAGGTTGAAGGAGATGGCGGCCAGAAGGAGCAGGGCCCCCCGCCAGCCGTAGGTGTCCAGTAGCAGCGGGACCAGTGGCCCCAGGGCCAGCCCCGAGACGCTGGCACCTGACACCGCCAGCCCGGTGGCCAGCGCTCGCTGTGCCGGGAAGTAGCGGCCCACGGTCCCCAGAGAGGGCGTGaagaccaatgcccagcccagGCCTGCGGGGAGAGGCGGGGCACGTTGTGGGCGTGGCCGGCcaggggggtggggtgggctAGGGCACCCGATGGCCTTGGGCTGTCTAAGGTCACCCAATGGTTTGGGGTGTTCTAGGTCATCCAACAGCACAGGGGGTTCTAGGTCACCCAATGGTCTGGGGTGTCCTAGGTCACCCAATGGGATGGCCTGTTCTAGGTCACCCAACGGTCTGGGGTGTTCTAGGCCACCCAACAGCCCAGGGTGCTCTAGGTCACCCAAAGGGATGGGGTGGACTAAGGTGCCCAATGGGATGGGGCTGTTTAAGGTCACCCAATAGGCTGGGGTGCTCCAGGTCACCCAATGGACTTGGGCTGTCTGAGGTCACCCAATGACGTGGGATGTTCTGGGTCACCCAATGGCCCAGAGAGGTCCAGGCCACCCAATGCCACAGGATGTTCTAGATGACCCATGTTCCCTTGCACCCTGTCCCTCACCCAATGACCCCCCACGTTCTACGTGACCCAATCCCTCTCGCACCCCATTCTCCCCCAATGACCCCCCACGTTCTTGGTCACCCAACTGCTCTCACACCTCGTCTCTCACCCAATGACCCCCCACGTTCTACGTGACCCAACCCCTCTCGCACCCCATTCTCCCCCAATGACCCCCCACGTTCTTGGTCACCCAACCGCTCTCACACCTCGTCTCTCACCCAATGAGCCCGCACGTTCTAGGTGACCCAACCCCTCTCACACCCCATTCGCAACTGATGACCCCCCACGTTCTAGGTGACACAACCCCTCTCACACCCTATCCCTCACCCAATGACCTCCCACGTTCTAGGTGACCCAACCACCCGGCACCCCATttcccagcagcccctgctccgtACCGGCCAGTAACCCCACGCTGAGGTAGAGGTGGGTCATGTGGGTGGCGAAGGCCCCCAGGAAGAGCCCCAGGCCCGAGAGGAACCCCCCAACCATGGCCACGGGGCGGGCGCCGAAGCGGGTGCTCAGGGCGCTGCCCAGGGGCCCTGCAACGAGGGGGGCGGGACCCCCAGGGAGGCTTACTGGGGGGACTGGAAGCCAGGGGatggatgggggggggggcccagTGATCCCAGGGCCCCTTACTGGTGGGATTGGGACCCCAGAGGTGTGGATAGGagccctcccagtgtcccccagtgccctttactggtgggatggggacgcCAGAGGGATGGATAGGGGCaatcccagtgctcccagtgccctctAGGGACCCTtactggtgggatggggaccaCAGAGGGATGGATAGGGGCaatcccagtgctcccagtgtcccccagtaGCCCCCACCCCTTCTTACAGGTGTGATTGGGACCCCAGAGGGATGGCTAAAGGCaatcccagtgctcccagttagCCCCCAACATCCCTTAGTGGTATGATTAGGGCCCCAGGGTGGTGGGTGAGGGggatcccagtgctcccagtgccccccagtgcccctaACTGGCGGGATGGGGACCCCAGAGGGATGGATAGAGGcttcccagtcctcccagtgccccccagtgccccataTTGGTGTGTTTGGAACCCTGGAGGGATGGATAGGAGCaatcccagtgctcccagtgccgccCAGTACGCATTACTGGTGGGATTGGGACCTCAGAGGGATGGATAGGAGCAATCCCAGTGCTCCAggtgcctcccagtgccccccagtgccccataCTGGTGCGATTGGGATCCCAGAGGGATGACTAGATGCcatcccagtgctgcccagtgccCCATACTGGTGGGATAGGGACCCCAGAGGGATGGATAGGggcctcccagtgctcccagtgccccttaCTGGTGTGTTTGGGACTGCAGAAGGATGGATAGgggccctcccagtgctcccagtgccccccagggccccttactggtgggatggggacccTGAAGGGATGGATAGGGGCaatcccagtgctcccagtgccccataCTGGTGCGATTGGGATCCCAGAGGGATGACTAGATGCcatcccagtgctgcccagtgctccatactggtgggatgggggccCCAGAGGGATGGATAGAGgcctcccagtcctcccagtgctccccagtgCCCCTTACTGGTGTGTTTGGGACCCCAGAGGGATGTTGAGgggccctcccagtgcccccagtgcctcccagtgccccttactggtgggatggggaccaCGGAGGGGTGGATAGAGgcctcccagtcctcccagtgccccccagtgccccataCTGGTGGGCTGGGACACAGAAGGGTGGATAGGGGccttcccagctctcccagtgctcccagtgccccataCTGGTGGGGTGGGACCCCGGAGGGACAAACAGGGGCaatcccagtgctccccagtgGCCCATACTGGCAGGATGGGGACCACAGAGATGTGGATAGGgcacctcccagtgctcccagtgccccttaCTGGCTGGATGGGACCCCGGAGGGGTGGATAGGGaccatcccagtgctcccagtgctcccaatGCCCCTTTACTGGTGGGGTGGGACCCCGGAGGGGTGGATAGGGaccatcccagtgctcccagtgccccccagtgccccttACTGGTGGGACTGAGACCCCAGAGGGATGGATAGAggcctcccagtgctcccagtgccccttaCTGGTGGGATTGAGACCCCAGAGGGAGGATAGgggccctcccagtgctcccagtgccccttactggtgggatggggaccccGGAGGGGTGGATAGGGaccatcccagtgctcccagtgttcCCAGTGCCCCTtactggtgggatggggaccccGGAGGGATGTCGAGGtgtcctcccagtgctcccagtgctccccagtgCCCCTTACTGGTGTGTTTGGGAACCCAGAGGGATGTTGAGGGgacctcccagtgcccccagtgccccccagtgctccTTACTGGTGGGATTGAGACCCCAGAGGGAGAATAGgggccctcccagtgctcccagtgccccttaCTGGTGTGTTTGGGAACCCAGAGGGATGTTGAGGGgacctcccagtgcccccagtgccccccagtgctccTTACTGGTGGGATTGAGACCCCAGAGGGAGAATAGgggccctcccagtgctcccagtgccccttaCTGGTGGGATTGAGACCCCAGAGGGAGAACAGgggccctcccagtgctcccagtgccccttaCTGGTGTGTTTGGGAACCCAGAGGGATGTTGAGGGgacctcccagtgcccccagtgctcccagtgccccttactggtgggatggggaccccGGAGGGAGGATAGgggccctcccagtgctcccagtgccccataCTGGTGGATTGGGACCCCGGCGGGGTGGATAGAGaccatcccagtgctcccagtgccccttactggtgggatggggaccccGGAGGGAGGATAGgggccctcccagtgctcccagtgccccttactggtgggatggggacccTGGAGGGGTGGGTAGGGaccatcccagtgctcccagtgccccttactggtgggatggggaccccGGAGGGAGGATAGgggccctcccagtgctcccagtgccccttactggtgggatggggacccTGGAGGGGTGGGTAGGGaccatcccagtgctcccagtgccccttactggtgggatggggaccccGGAGTGAGGGTAGggcccctcccagtgctcccagtgtctcccagtgccccatACTGGCGGGTTGGGACCCCGGATGGGTGGATGGgggccctcccagtgctcccagtgcccccagttaGCGCTCACCCCCCAGCTGGAGGGCGGCCAAGGGGGCGGAGCCCACCCAagccgccgcccccgccctgGCCCCGAAGGCGCCCCCTAGCGGCCGGAGGCAGAgcccccgcgcccgcgcccccccgcAGACCAGCGCCGCCTGCAGGAAGgccccccccaacaccccccacccccccggggggggccggggggacccCGAGGTccggggggcacccagggggtcggggggggcacccgggggtCCGGGGGATGCAGGAGTTAGGGATACAGGAGttgggggggcacagggggtctgggggggtcacaggggtctggggggaccTAGGGGGTCAGGGGGCACCCGGGGTCCAGGGATGCAGGAGTTGGGGGATACAGGAgttggggggcacagggggtctggggggtcacaggggtctgggggacccaggggccggggggcacCCGGGGTCCGGGGATGCAGGAGTTGGGGATACAGGAGttgggggggcacaggggtctgggggggtcacaggggtctgggggacccagggggtcggggggggcacccggggtCCGGGGATGCAGGAGTTGGGGGATACAGGAgttggggggcacagggggtctgggggcacagggggtctgggggggacccaggggtcgGGGGGGACtcaggggtttggggtccccagtgTCCGGGGGACCCAGAATTcaggggggcacccaggggtctgggggatACAGGAGTTGCGGGGGCACAGGGGGTCAGGGGGTCACAGTGGGTCTGGGGGGACCCAGAAGTCGGGGGGGCACCCGGGGTCCGGGGGATACAGGAGTTGGGGGGATACAGGAgttgggggggggacagggggtctgggggggtcacagggggtctggggggggacccaggggtcgGGGGGCACCCGGGGTCCGGGGATGCAGGAGTTGGGGGATACAGGAGttgggggggcacaggggtctggggggaccCAGAAATCGGGGGACCCCAGGCATCCGGGATGTGGACCAGGAGCCTGTAAAAAGAGACCCAAGAGTTTGGGGGCCCCAGGCCTTTGGAGGGAcccaggggtgtggggggacccAAGtgtttgggggacccaggacTTTGGGGGACCCGGGAATCAAGGGGcgacccaggggtttggggggacccagggatTCGGGGGGTCACCCAGgagttttggggtcccaggcctttgggggcacccagggatTGGGGGTGACCCAAGTGTTTTGGGGTCCCAGGACTTtcgggggacccaggggtgtgGGGGACCCAAGtgtttgggggacccaggaattgaggggggacccaggggtttggggga
Proteins encoded in this region:
- the SLC16A13 gene encoding monocarboxylate transporter 13, which encodes MGESGDPKGDPGVPPLAAPPLPGRDPDVRDPPKEDPGIRVTPPPPKGDPGDFAPSPPFFPEAAPAVNQTPCAPPTPVSLTPASPGPPGAPPDPLGAPRTSGSPRPPPGGWGVLGGAFLQAALVCGGARARGLCLRPLGGAFGARAGAAAWVGSAPLAALQLGGPLGSALSTRFGARPVAMVGGFLSGLGLFLGAFATHMTHLYLSVGLLAGLGWALVFTPSLGTVGRYFPAQRALATGLAVSGASVSGLALGPLVPLLLDTYGWRGALLLLAAISFNLVAAGALLRPLPVPSESPGPPRDRPGLIQLLRHGPFLRYALAFVLVDAGYYVPFVHGAAHAHEVGCDEHRAGLVMGAMAAVDGGGRVAAGWLAARPATPLLRHLFAWAVLTGLVLLLLPLGTSFGGLLALALAYGFCAGALVPLQFAGVAEVVGAGRLVHAIGLMQMFESFGSLLGAPFAGWLRDMTGNYTISFLTAGAFLLAGSLLILTLPGFFHTSQGAGGKEGSPTPAPDGPETRPDPPRSTREPAM